The Dissulfurirhabdus thermomarina DNA window GGGCGGCGGGCGCCGCGGCCCCGGCCGCCCAGCCAGCACCCCGCCGGACCGTGGCGGTCCGTCCGGAGGCGGTGGCCATCGGGATCTCCACCGGGGGCCCCAACGCCCTGAACGAGGTGATCCCCCGGCTGCCGGCGGGTCTGCGGGTCCCGGTCCTCCTGGTGCAGCACATGCCGCCGGTCTTCACGGCCCAGCTGGCGCGGCGGCTCGACGAGCGCTCCCCGGTTCGGGTGGTGGAGGCCGTCCAGGGGCAGCGGGTGGAGCCCGGCACGGTCTACATCGCCCCCGGGGACCAGCACATGGAGGTCCGGGGCCGCGGCGACGGACGGATCATCCACCTCCACCAGGGGCCGCCGGTGAACAGCTGCCGGCCCTCCGCGGACGTCCTCTTCCGGTCCGTGGCCGAGGCGTACGGGGGACGGGCGCTGGCGGTGGTGATGACGGGCATGGGGCAGGACGGGCTCGAAGGGGCGCGGCGCCTCCGGGAGGCCGGTGGCCGGGTCATCGCCCAGGACCGGGAGACCTGCGTGGTCTGGGGGATGCCCCGGTTCGTGGCGGAGGCGGGCTTGGCCGACGAGATCCGGCCCCTCGGGGAGATCGCCTCCGCCATCCAGCGGGTGGTGGGGCTGCAGGCGGCGTGATGGGACGGGTTCGACCGGACAGGGATCACCGCGGCTGCCGGCCCACCGGCCCGGCGACCAGGGAGCGAGCATGATCACCCCGGAACAGTTCAGCTTCTTCGCCGACCTGGTCAAGGCTGGAAGCGGCATCGCGCTCAACCCGGGCAAGGAATACCTCCTGGAGAGCCGGCTGAACGAGCTGGCGCGGTCCTTGGGGCTGGACGGCCTCGACGAGCTCTACCGGAAGGCGCGGCACGAGATGACACCGAGCCTCAAGGAGGCCGTCGTCGAGGCCATGACCACCAACGAGACCTACTTCTTCCGCGACCAGCATCCCTTCGAGGCCCTACGGAAGGAGATCCTGCCCGGCATCCTCGACCGGAACCGGCCCGGCCGGCGGCTCAGGATCTGGAGCGCGGCCTGTTCCACGGGCCAGGAGCCCTACAGCATCGCCATGGTGCTCCGGGAGCACTTTCCGGAGACCGCGGCCTGGCACGTGGAGATCCTCGCCACCGACATCTCGGCCAGGGCCCTGGAGAAGGGGCGGGCCGGGCGCTTCACCCAGGTGGAGGTCAACCGCGGCCTCCCGGTGACGTACCTCCTCAAGTACTTCAAGCAGGACGGGGCCTTCTGGATCGCGGACGAGGCCCTCCGGAAGCTGGTCCGGTTCCAGCAGCGGAACCTCCTCGAGCCCTTCGCGTCCCTGGGGGCCTTCGACGTGGTCTTCTGCCGCTACGTCCTGATCTACTTCGACACCGAGACCAAGAAGGCCATCCTCGATCGCCTGGCCCGGGCCCTCCGGCCCGGGGGGGTCCTCTTCCTCGGCGCCACCGAGACCCCGGTCTGGCTGCCCGAGGGCCTGGCGAAGGAGGTCCACGGGAAGACCTACTGCTGGCGGCGGAAGGACCCGGCCGCCGCGGATGCGTAGGCTCACCCCGGGCCTGGGAGGAGACGAAATGGAACAGCTCATGGATTGGCTCAGGAGTTTCTCCATCCGGGTGCGCCTTGCGGCGCTCATCGTCCTGGCGCTCGCGGCCATGGCCGTGGTGGGCGGCGTGGGGCTGTGGGGCCTCCACCGCATGGAGGCCGCCGTGGTCCGCATGAAGTCGGCCTCCCGGTCCGTGGCCGCGAGCCTGGAGCTTTCGCGCCAGGTGGCGGAGGTCAACCGGCTCACCAACGTCTACCTGCGGACCGCGGACCCCGCGCTCAAGCCCCGGATCGAGGCCGGCGTGCAGGCGCTTTCGGGGATGGTCTCCGAGGCGGACCGGGGGCACATCCAGCGCTTCCGGGAGGGGATCAAGACCATGGCGATCCGCCTGGACAGCCTCGCCGAAAACCGCGACAAGCTGCTCGTGATCCTGGGGAGCCTCACCGCCGCCCTCGAGGCCGCCGCCCGGACCGCCGGAAGCGGCGGCCCGGAGGCCGCCGTCCGCAAGGCCGGGGAGGTGGCCCGGCGCCTCGTGCCCCATGCCTGGGCCGTGCTCGAGGGCAAGGGAGACGCGGCCGCCGGGGAGGTCTCGCAGGAGCTGGAGGCGGCGGCGGGGATCCTCGGCCGGGCGGCCAAGGGCAGGCCCGCGGCCGAGGCGCGGGCCCTCATGGCCCTCCGGGAGGCCTTCTTCGACATGGAGGACATGCTCGGCACGGTGATCGCCATCCGGAAGAAGGTGGACGGCACCTCGGCCCTCCTCATGGAGAACCTCTCCGCCCTTTCCCGCTCGGTGGAGGAGCGGGTCCTCGCCGAGAGCCGCGCGGCCTCTGACCTCGCCCGCCAGGCGGCTTCCGTGGGCCGCCTCGGCACGGGGGTGACCGTGGGGGCGCTGCTCTTCGACCTTCTCTTCTTCCTGGTCCTGGGGGCCCTCTTCCTCCGCTCCATCCTGGGGCCCCTGGACGGGTGGGTCCGCATCCTCCAGGACGTGGCCGGCGGGGATCTCATGCGGCGGGCCCCCGCCCGGGGCGACGACGAGTTGACGGGCCTGGCCCGGCATCTCAACGCCTTCCTCGACCACATCAGCACCGTGGTGGGAAACGTGACCCGGACCTCCCGGGAGGTGGGAGACAGCTCCCAGGCCCTCGGCGGACTCTCCCAGCAGATGCTCTCCGAGGCGGAGCGGGCGGCCGAGGCCGCCCGGGCCGTCCACGAGGAGACGTCGGCCATGGGGCAGCGGATCGAGGAGACCGCCGAGATGGTGGCCAACCTCTCCGTGGCCACCGACGAGATCGCCAAGACCACCGGCGGGAGCGCCGAGCTCGCCAAGTCGCTGGAGGGCCACATCGGCCGCAGCCGCGGTGTCATCGAGGAACTGGCGGCCCGGACCCAGCAGATCGGGGATGTGATCGACCTCATCCGTTCCATCGCCGAGCAGACCAACCTCCTCGCCCTGAACGCCACCATCGAGGCCGCCCGGGCCGGGGAGGCCGGCAAGGGCTTCGCCGTGGTGGCCAACGAGGTGAAGGAGCTGGCCAAGCAGACCGCCGACGCCACCGAGCGCATCGCCCCGCTCATCACGGGCATCCAAGAGGAGGTGGCCCATGCCGTGGCCAGCATCGCCGAGAGCGTCAAGGCCACGGAACAGATGCGGGATGCCACCAACACCGTGGCGGCGGCGGTGGAGGAGCAGACCGCCACCTACCAGGAGATCAACGCCCACGTCCAGGGCGTCCGGGAGGGCACCGCGGTGGTGGGCGAGAAGGTGGAGGTCCTCTCCCGGGAGGCCGCCCAGAATCTCGAGGAGGCCCAGGCCCTCCAGGAGCAGGCCGCCGGTCTCAGCCGGCAGGCGGAGGAACTCCGCCGGATCATCTCGGGTTTCCGGGTCTCGGAACGGTTCACGGAGGGGGCGGCATAGGCCCGCGCAAGGAGACGGCCCATGGGCATGGAAGAAGAGATCCTCAAGGACTTTCTCGCCGAGTCCAAGGAGAACCTGGAGCGGCTGGACCAGGAGTTCGTGGAGCTCGAGCAGAACCCCGAAGACGCCGAGCTCATCAAGAGCATCTTCCGGACCATCCATACCATCAAGGGGACGGCGGGGTTCTTCGGCTACACCACCCTGGAGGGGATCGCCCACTTCTCGGAGGACATCCTCTCCAAGCTGCGCGACGGCGTGGTGAAGGTGAACGAGGACATCACCACGGTGCTGCTCCAGTCGGTGGACCACATCAAGGCCATCCTGGCCAACCTCGAGCAGCAGGGGAAGGAGCCCGACGACGTCGCCTACCTGGACTTCATCGTGGACCTCCGGAACTTCGCCGAGAAGGTGGGCAAGGGCGAGGTCCCCGCCGCGCCGGCTGCTCCTCCGGCCCCGGAATCGGCCCCGGAACCGGCCGCGGCTGCCGAGGTGGCACCGGAGGCCGCCGCCGAGGCCCCGGCCGAGGCCCAAGGGGCGGCGCCCGGCGGGGAAGGGGGAGAGGCCCCCCCGGCCCCCGAGGCGGCGCCGTCT harbors:
- a CDS encoding protein-glutamate methylesterase/protein-glutamine glutaminase, with the protein product MIKVLAVDDSAAFRRILTEALASDPGIQVVGTAASGLEVPDLVRAKHPDLLVLDVEMPGMDGLQTLDELRRQHLRVGAIMFSALTSEGAATTLEALAKGAFDFVPKPTGTGAFVESIRRIKAELIPKIHAFATRRAGRAAGAAAPAAQPAPRRTVAVRPEAVAIGISTGGPNALNEVIPRLPAGLRVPVLLVQHMPPVFTAQLARRLDERSPVRVVEAVQGQRVEPGTVYIAPGDQHMEVRGRGDGRIIHLHQGPPVNSCRPSADVLFRSVAEAYGGRALAVVMTGMGQDGLEGARRLREAGGRVIAQDRETCVVWGMPRFVAEAGLADEIRPLGEIASAIQRVVGLQAA
- a CDS encoding CheR family methyltransferase, producing the protein MITPEQFSFFADLVKAGSGIALNPGKEYLLESRLNELARSLGLDGLDELYRKARHEMTPSLKEAVVEAMTTNETYFFRDQHPFEALRKEILPGILDRNRPGRRLRIWSAACSTGQEPYSIAMVLREHFPETAAWHVEILATDISARALEKGRAGRFTQVEVNRGLPVTYLLKYFKQDGAFWIADEALRKLVRFQQRNLLEPFASLGAFDVVFCRYVLIYFDTETKKAILDRLARALRPGGVLFLGATETPVWLPEGLAKEVHGKTYCWRRKDPAAADA
- a CDS encoding methyl-accepting chemotaxis protein, translating into MEQLMDWLRSFSIRVRLAALIVLALAAMAVVGGVGLWGLHRMEAAVVRMKSASRSVAASLELSRQVAEVNRLTNVYLRTADPALKPRIEAGVQALSGMVSEADRGHIQRFREGIKTMAIRLDSLAENRDKLLVILGSLTAALEAAARTAGSGGPEAAVRKAGEVARRLVPHAWAVLEGKGDAAAGEVSQELEAAAGILGRAAKGRPAAEARALMALREAFFDMEDMLGTVIAIRKKVDGTSALLMENLSALSRSVEERVLAESRAASDLARQAASVGRLGTGVTVGALLFDLLFFLVLGALFLRSILGPLDGWVRILQDVAGGDLMRRAPARGDDELTGLARHLNAFLDHISTVVGNVTRTSREVGDSSQALGGLSQQMLSEAERAAEAARAVHEETSAMGQRIEETAEMVANLSVATDEIAKTTGGSAELAKSLEGHIGRSRGVIEELAARTQQIGDVIDLIRSIAEQTNLLALNATIEAARAGEAGKGFAVVANEVKELAKQTADATERIAPLITGIQEEVAHAVASIAESVKATEQMRDATNTVAAAVEEQTATYQEINAHVQGVREGTAVVGEKVEVLSREAAQNLEEAQALQEQAAGLSRQAEELRRIISGFRVSERFTEGAA